In Drosophila nasuta strain 15112-1781.00 chromosome 2R, ASM2355853v1, whole genome shotgun sequence, a single genomic region encodes these proteins:
- the LOC132787313 gene encoding F-BAR domain only protein 2 isoform X5 translates to MTVDFNDYFWGEKNNGFDVLYHNMKFGLVASKELSEFLREKSNIEEQNSKMMSKLAHKASTGTLNSTFAPVWTILRTSAEKLSTLHMQMVQKLTELVKDVAKYADELHKKHKCVKDEESQTLECVQAIQTSTVAVQKLRDLYASKVQELEKLRKDNGSHKDAEKLESKLKKLQEEYKALLDKHNPIKNEFERRMTQTCKRFQEIEEVHLRQMKEFLSTYLEMLQNNHDMVGQVHSDFKRQFVDMSVDKLLEQFVLNKYTGLEKPEMLELEFVTLSGGSRLQPQQASAAASNSNSATSIQAALRAGGAAAAASGSLVSMDQRGGGGSGAGGDALAGISLGSGSAASGSIPYADDAMLGSGGALSSPRPTSPETLGAQPAAASGTTSTVKSLRSWFMPTANKQQLQQQSTSTANFDQQQQQQQHEPHEVLTPTANVDGRKQMNATTSEQQLSKSLNEQDHLNHQQQQQQTAVGNNGATTTTTTTATTSRRTTSLLNIFTSNSQVSGILRSRRDKAKTKKSKKKKDNEAADNKQEERLTSAERANNTLLDYDDHGRSMKTQNSSGSSAGGGLAALSATSAQGSVDSAGVSSMGGSGGGAIGTGATGNGLANTSNTSGAGAASSSTTGTANAANASGGGYEVDEEGFSIQPAKEIAWEEGHDKSGSFYSDSDTDSDNDKRRIHVKIKPLNNGQAPISASVDELRATVENISLSPTGVFAHHSQQLQGGTRGAVVSRQQSPEISNASTPTASVHPYAPLQSPTLSNNNANNASHNRYADLGDIFSELGEMSASAPPSATLSKPPGRQIPTPTSAGGSSIVIPRPPSRRSDMIAIGTAATAAAGSATVGRGRMSPAPAMNRADSIGSLEFRTAIGGMGSSRGPSPLTIGISDTIPLAVAFHEIIHAYFRGSDESRCQVKVSGDMMLSFPAGIAGLLANNPNPAKLGFRIKQVQNLDNLVPNGKLVQIDRQQSSAMSTLLEFNMPALTALLRRQAENNPNASYFNVDILKYQVRTKPGASSCPFQLVSYWKCEPSYTALKVDYKYNNHAMASASPLLNVTLSVPVNGSVRNVQSKPHSSWLGESNRLVWNFTDISQNSQDGGVGTLRARLELNDGPSTPAMLATQFNCEGTTLSGIEFELQGSGYRLSLVKRRFVSGKYVCEGDGIRSGATPTPPSVGSTSPYSAKSN, encoded by the exons ATGACGGTGGATTTTAACGATTATTTTTGG GGGGAGAAGAACAATGGATTCGATGTGCTCTATCACAATATGAAATTCGGACTGGTGGCCAGCAAGGAGCTGTCCGAATTCTTGCGTGAGAAATCCAACATTGAGGAGCAAAATTCAAAGATGATGTCGAAGCTGGCGCACAAAGCCAGCACAGGCACATTGAACAGCACCTTTGCTCCAGTTTGGACTATACTGCGCACCTCGGCCGAGAAGTTGTCCACGCTGCACATGCAGATGGTGCAAAAGCTCACAGAGCTGGTCAAGGATGTGGCCAAGTATGCCGATGAGCTGCATAAGAAGCACAAGTGCGTCAAAGACGAGGAGTCGCAGACGCTCGAGTGCGTGCAAGCGATACAAACATCGACGGTGGCGGTGCAAAAGCTGCGCGATTTGTATGCCAGCAAGGTGCAGGAATTGGAGAAGTTGCGCAAGGATAACGGCTCGCACAAGGATGCCGAGAAGCTGGAAAGCAAGCTGAAGAAACTGCAAGAGGAGTACAAAGCGCTGCTCGACAAGCATAATCCGATTAAAAACGAATTCGAGCGTCGCATGACACAAACATGCAAG CGCTTTCAAGAGATCGAGGAGGTGCACTTGCGGCAGATGAAGGAGTTTCTGTCTACGTACTTGGAGATGCTGCAGAACAATCACGACATGGTCGGCCAAGTGCATTCCGATTTTAAGCGACAGTTTGTGGACATGTCTGTGGACAAGCTGCTGGAGCAGTTCGTGTTGAACAAATACACGGGTCTCGAGAAGCCTG AAATGCTCGAATTGGAATTTGTCACACTGTCGGGCGGATCGCGATTGCAGCCACAGCAGGCGTCTGCTGCCGCATCCAATTCGAACTCGGCAACTAGCATTCAAGCTGCATTACGTGCTGGTGGcgccgctgcagctgcctcGGGCAGTTTGGTGTCAATGGATCAACgaggcggcggtggcagcggTGCTGGGGGCGATGCTTTGGCTGGCATATCGCTGGGCAGCGGCAGCGCGGCCAGCGGTAGTATTCCGTATGCGGATGATGCGATGCTGGGCAGTGGCGGTGCGCTGTCATCGCCTCGACCCACTTCACCCGAAACACTAGGTGCACAACCGGCCGCAGCCAGTGGCACAACGTCAACGGTGAAGAGTCTGCGCTCGTGGTTTatgccaacagccaacaaacagcagctgcaacagcaaagtACCAGCACTGCGAATTTCG atcagcaacaacaacaacagcaacacgagCCGCATGAGGTCTTAACACCAACTGCAAATGTAGATGGTCGAAAGCAAATGAATGCAACGACAAGCGAGCAGCAATTATCGAAATCATTAAACGAGCAAGATCATCTCaatcatcagcaacagcaacaacagactGCAGTGGGCAACAATGGggccacgacaacaacaacaacaacagcaacaacgtcCAGACGTACAACGtcacttttaaatatattcacaTCGAACTCTCAGG TTTCGGGCATTTTGCGTAGTAGACGCGACAaggcaaaaaccaaaaagtcaaagaagaagaaagacaACGAGGCCGCTGACAATAAGCAGGAGGAGCGTCTAACCAG CGCGGAGCGAGCCAATAACACACTCTTGGACTATGATGATCATGGACGCAGTATGAAGACTCAAAACTCAAGTGGCAGCAGTGCTGGAGGCGGCTTGGCTGCCTTGTCTGCCACCTCGGCTCAAGGCAGCGTCGATTCGGCGGGTGTCAGCAGCATGGGAGGCAGTGGAGGCGGTGCAATTGGAACGGGCGCCACTGGCAATGGTTTGGCCAATACCAGCAACACCTCAGGAGCTGGGGCAGCGAGCTCGTCAACAACTGGCACAGCAAATGCGGCCAATGCCAGCGGTGGTGGTTATGAGGTGGATGAGGAAGGATTCAGCATACAGCCAGCCAAGGAAATTGCTTGGGAGGAGGGTCACGATAAGT CTGGAAGCTTTTACTCGGACTCGGATACGGATTCAGACAACGACAAGCGACGCATTCATGTTAAGATAAAGCCACTGAACAATGGACAAGCGCCCATTTCGGCCAGCGTGGATGAGCTAAGAGCAACGGTGGAGAACATCTCGCTGTCGCCCACTGGCGTATTTGCG CATCACAGCCAACAGTTGCAAGGTGGCACACGTGGAGCAGTAGTCTCGCGCCAACAATCGCCAGAGATTTCCAATGCTTCAACGCCTACCGCCAGCGTGCATCCGTATGCACCGCTGCAGAGTCCGACGCTCtccaacaacaatgccaacaatGCGAGTCACAATCGCTACGCGGATCTGGGCGACATATTCTCGGAGCTGGGTGAAATGAGTGCCTCGGCGCCGCCATCGGCTACGCTGAGCAAGCCGCCAGGTCGTCAGATACCCACGCCCACATCAGCCGGTGGCAGCAGCATTGTTATACCGCGTCCCCCCTCACGTCGCTCGGATATGATTGCCATTGGCACAGcggcaactgctgcagctggcaGTGCGACAGTGGGACGCGGTCGGATGAGTCCAGCACCAGCAATGAATCGAGCGGACAGCATTGGCAGTCTGGAGTTCCGAACTGCCATTGGGGGCATGGGATCGTCGCGTGGTCCGTCGCCGCTGACGATTGGCATATCGGACACAATACCGCTGGCGGTTGCATTCCATGAGATAATCCACGCCTATTTCAGAGGCAGCGATGAGTCGCGTTGCCAGGTGAAGGTGTCCGGTGATATGATGCTATCATTCCCAGCCGGCATTGCCGGTCTGCTAGCCAATAATCCAAATCCAGCCAAGCTGGGCTTTCGCATTAAGCAAGTACAAAATCTGGATAACCTGGTGCCCAACGGCAAGTTGGTTCAGAT CGATCGCCAACAGTCGAGCGCGATGAGCACGCTGCTGGAGTTTAATATGCCAGCGTTGACGGCTTTGTTGCGTCGTCAGGCGGAGAACAATCCGAATGCCTCGTACTTTAACGTCGACATACTCAAGTATCAGGTGCGCACCAAACCGGGCGCCAGCTCGTGTCCGTTCCAGCTGGTCAGCTATTGGAAGTGCGAGCCCAGCTACACGGCGCTTAAAGTTGACTACAAGTACAATAATCATGCCATGGCCAGCGCCTCTCCACTGCTGAATGTAACACTCTCTGTGCCGGTTAATGGCTCCGTGCGCAATGTGCAATCAAAGCCGCATTCGTCCTG GTTGGGCGAATCGAATCGTTTGGTGTGGAACTTCACGGATATTTCGCAGAATTCACAGGATGGCGGCGTTGGCACGCTGCGTGCACGGCTGGAGCTCAACGATGGTCCCTCCACACCGGCCATGCTGGCCACACAGTTCAATTGCGAGGGCACCACACTTTCAGGCATCGAATTCGAGCTGCAAGGAAGTGGCTATCGTTTGTCCTTGGTCAAGCGGCGTTTTGTGTCAG GCAAATACGTTTGTGAAGGGGATGGCATACGCAGTGGTGCCACGCCTACACCGCCTTCGGTTGGCTCAACCAGTCCGTACTCGGCTAAATCGAATTAA
- the LOC132787313 gene encoding F-BAR domain only protein 2 isoform X2 encodes MTVDFNDYFWGEKNNGFDVLYHNMKFGLVASKELSEFLREKSNIEEQNSKMMSKLAHKASTGTLNSTFAPVWTILRTSAEKLSTLHMQMVQKLTELVKDVAKYADELHKKHKCVKDEESQTLECVQAIQTSTVAVQKLRDLYASKVQELEKLRKDNGSHKDAEKLESKLKKLQEEYKALLDKHNPIKNEFERRMTQTCKRFQEIEEVHLRQMKEFLSTYLEMLQNNHDMVGQVHSDFKRQFVDMSVDKLLEQFVLNKYTGLEKPEMLELEFVTLSGGSRLQPQQASAAASNSNSATSIQAALRAGGAAAAASGSLVSMDQRGGGGSGAGGDALAGISLGSGSAASGSIPYADDAMLGSGGALSSPRPTSPETLGAQPAAASGTTSTVKSLRSWFMPTANKQQLQQQSTSTANFDQQQQQQQHEPHEVLTPTANVDGRKQMNATTSEQQLSKSLNEQDHLNHQQQQQQTAVGNNGATTTTTTTATTSRRTTSLLNIFTSNSQVSGILRSRRDKAKTKKSKKKKDNEAADNKQEERLTSAERANNTLLDYDDHGRSMKTQNSSGSSAGGGLAALSATSAQGSVDSAGVSSMGGSGGGAIGTGATGNGLANTSNTSGAGAASSSTTGTANAANASGGGYEVDEEGFSIQPAKEIAWEEGHDKSAGSFYSDSDTDSDNDKRRIHVKIKPLNNGQAPISASVDELRATVENISLSPTGVFAHHSQQLQGGTRGAVVSRQQSPEISNASTPTASVHPYAPLQSPTLSNNNANNASHNRYADLGDIFSELGEMSASAPPSATLSKPPGRQIPTPTSAGGSSIVIPRPPSRRSDMIAIGTAATAAAGSATVGRGRMSPAPAMNRADSIGSLEFRTAIGGMGSSRGPSPLTIGISDTIPLAVAFHEIIHAYFRGSDESRCQVKVSGDMMLSFPAGIAGLLANNPNPAKLGFRIKQVQNLDNLVPNGKLVQIDRQQSSAMSTLLEFNMPALTALLRRQAENNPNASYFNVDILKYQVRTKPGASSCPFQLVSYWKCEPSYTALKVDYKYNNHAMASASPLLNVTLSVPVNGSVRNVQSKPHSSWLGESNRLVWNFTDISQNSQDGGVGTLRARLELNDGPSTPAMLATQFNCEGTTLSGIEFELQGSGYRLSLVKRRFVSGKYVCEGDGIRSGATPTPPSVGSTSPYSAKSN; translated from the exons ATGACGGTGGATTTTAACGATTATTTTTGG GGGGAGAAGAACAATGGATTCGATGTGCTCTATCACAATATGAAATTCGGACTGGTGGCCAGCAAGGAGCTGTCCGAATTCTTGCGTGAGAAATCCAACATTGAGGAGCAAAATTCAAAGATGATGTCGAAGCTGGCGCACAAAGCCAGCACAGGCACATTGAACAGCACCTTTGCTCCAGTTTGGACTATACTGCGCACCTCGGCCGAGAAGTTGTCCACGCTGCACATGCAGATGGTGCAAAAGCTCACAGAGCTGGTCAAGGATGTGGCCAAGTATGCCGATGAGCTGCATAAGAAGCACAAGTGCGTCAAAGACGAGGAGTCGCAGACGCTCGAGTGCGTGCAAGCGATACAAACATCGACGGTGGCGGTGCAAAAGCTGCGCGATTTGTATGCCAGCAAGGTGCAGGAATTGGAGAAGTTGCGCAAGGATAACGGCTCGCACAAGGATGCCGAGAAGCTGGAAAGCAAGCTGAAGAAACTGCAAGAGGAGTACAAAGCGCTGCTCGACAAGCATAATCCGATTAAAAACGAATTCGAGCGTCGCATGACACAAACATGCAAG CGCTTTCAAGAGATCGAGGAGGTGCACTTGCGGCAGATGAAGGAGTTTCTGTCTACGTACTTGGAGATGCTGCAGAACAATCACGACATGGTCGGCCAAGTGCATTCCGATTTTAAGCGACAGTTTGTGGACATGTCTGTGGACAAGCTGCTGGAGCAGTTCGTGTTGAACAAATACACGGGTCTCGAGAAGCCTG AAATGCTCGAATTGGAATTTGTCACACTGTCGGGCGGATCGCGATTGCAGCCACAGCAGGCGTCTGCTGCCGCATCCAATTCGAACTCGGCAACTAGCATTCAAGCTGCATTACGTGCTGGTGGcgccgctgcagctgcctcGGGCAGTTTGGTGTCAATGGATCAACgaggcggcggtggcagcggTGCTGGGGGCGATGCTTTGGCTGGCATATCGCTGGGCAGCGGCAGCGCGGCCAGCGGTAGTATTCCGTATGCGGATGATGCGATGCTGGGCAGTGGCGGTGCGCTGTCATCGCCTCGACCCACTTCACCCGAAACACTAGGTGCACAACCGGCCGCAGCCAGTGGCACAACGTCAACGGTGAAGAGTCTGCGCTCGTGGTTTatgccaacagccaacaaacagcagctgcaacagcaaagtACCAGCACTGCGAATTTCG atcagcaacaacaacaacagcaacacgagCCGCATGAGGTCTTAACACCAACTGCAAATGTAGATGGTCGAAAGCAAATGAATGCAACGACAAGCGAGCAGCAATTATCGAAATCATTAAACGAGCAAGATCATCTCaatcatcagcaacagcaacaacagactGCAGTGGGCAACAATGGggccacgacaacaacaacaacaacagcaacaacgtcCAGACGTACAACGtcacttttaaatatattcacaTCGAACTCTCAGG TTTCGGGCATTTTGCGTAGTAGACGCGACAaggcaaaaaccaaaaagtcaaagaagaagaaagacaACGAGGCCGCTGACAATAAGCAGGAGGAGCGTCTAACCAG CGCGGAGCGAGCCAATAACACACTCTTGGACTATGATGATCATGGACGCAGTATGAAGACTCAAAACTCAAGTGGCAGCAGTGCTGGAGGCGGCTTGGCTGCCTTGTCTGCCACCTCGGCTCAAGGCAGCGTCGATTCGGCGGGTGTCAGCAGCATGGGAGGCAGTGGAGGCGGTGCAATTGGAACGGGCGCCACTGGCAATGGTTTGGCCAATACCAGCAACACCTCAGGAGCTGGGGCAGCGAGCTCGTCAACAACTGGCACAGCAAATGCGGCCAATGCCAGCGGTGGTGGTTATGAGGTGGATGAGGAAGGATTCAGCATACAGCCAGCCAAGGAAATTGCTTGGGAGGAGGGTCACGATAAGT CAGCTGGAAGCTTTTACTCGGACTCGGATACGGATTCAGACAACGACAAGCGACGCATTCATGTTAAGATAAAGCCACTGAACAATGGACAAGCGCCCATTTCGGCCAGCGTGGATGAGCTAAGAGCAACGGTGGAGAACATCTCGCTGTCGCCCACTGGCGTATTTGCG CATCACAGCCAACAGTTGCAAGGTGGCACACGTGGAGCAGTAGTCTCGCGCCAACAATCGCCAGAGATTTCCAATGCTTCAACGCCTACCGCCAGCGTGCATCCGTATGCACCGCTGCAGAGTCCGACGCTCtccaacaacaatgccaacaatGCGAGTCACAATCGCTACGCGGATCTGGGCGACATATTCTCGGAGCTGGGTGAAATGAGTGCCTCGGCGCCGCCATCGGCTACGCTGAGCAAGCCGCCAGGTCGTCAGATACCCACGCCCACATCAGCCGGTGGCAGCAGCATTGTTATACCGCGTCCCCCCTCACGTCGCTCGGATATGATTGCCATTGGCACAGcggcaactgctgcagctggcaGTGCGACAGTGGGACGCGGTCGGATGAGTCCAGCACCAGCAATGAATCGAGCGGACAGCATTGGCAGTCTGGAGTTCCGAACTGCCATTGGGGGCATGGGATCGTCGCGTGGTCCGTCGCCGCTGACGATTGGCATATCGGACACAATACCGCTGGCGGTTGCATTCCATGAGATAATCCACGCCTATTTCAGAGGCAGCGATGAGTCGCGTTGCCAGGTGAAGGTGTCCGGTGATATGATGCTATCATTCCCAGCCGGCATTGCCGGTCTGCTAGCCAATAATCCAAATCCAGCCAAGCTGGGCTTTCGCATTAAGCAAGTACAAAATCTGGATAACCTGGTGCCCAACGGCAAGTTGGTTCAGAT CGATCGCCAACAGTCGAGCGCGATGAGCACGCTGCTGGAGTTTAATATGCCAGCGTTGACGGCTTTGTTGCGTCGTCAGGCGGAGAACAATCCGAATGCCTCGTACTTTAACGTCGACATACTCAAGTATCAGGTGCGCACCAAACCGGGCGCCAGCTCGTGTCCGTTCCAGCTGGTCAGCTATTGGAAGTGCGAGCCCAGCTACACGGCGCTTAAAGTTGACTACAAGTACAATAATCATGCCATGGCCAGCGCCTCTCCACTGCTGAATGTAACACTCTCTGTGCCGGTTAATGGCTCCGTGCGCAATGTGCAATCAAAGCCGCATTCGTCCTG GTTGGGCGAATCGAATCGTTTGGTGTGGAACTTCACGGATATTTCGCAGAATTCACAGGATGGCGGCGTTGGCACGCTGCGTGCACGGCTGGAGCTCAACGATGGTCCCTCCACACCGGCCATGCTGGCCACACAGTTCAATTGCGAGGGCACCACACTTTCAGGCATCGAATTCGAGCTGCAAGGAAGTGGCTATCGTTTGTCCTTGGTCAAGCGGCGTTTTGTGTCAG GCAAATACGTTTGTGAAGGGGATGGCATACGCAGTGGTGCCACGCCTACACCGCCTTCGGTTGGCTCAACCAGTCCGTACTCGGCTAAATCGAATTAA
- the LOC132787313 gene encoding F-BAR domain only protein 2 isoform X6, producing MTVDFNDYFWGEKNNGFDVLYHNMKFGLVASKELSEFLREKSNIEEQNSKMMSKLAHKASTGTLNSTFAPVWTILRTSAEKLSTLHMQMVQKLTELVKDVAKYADELHKKHKCVKDEESQTLECVQAIQTSTVAVQKLRDLYASKVQELEKLRKDNGSHKDAEKLESKLKKLQEEYKALLDKHNPIKNEFERRMTQTCKRFQEIEEVHLRQMKEFLSTYLEMLQNNHDMVGQVHSDFKRQFVDMSVDKLLEQFVLNKYTGLEKPEMLELEFVTLSGGSRLQPQQASAAASNSNSATSIQAALRAGGAAAAASGSLVSMDQRGGGGSGAGGDALAGISLGSGSAASGSIPYADDAMLGSGGALSSPRPTSPETLGAQPAAASGTTSTVKSLRSWFMPTANKQQLQQQSTSTANFGMPGNSNSANNNNYNNTNIITTTATSVNSNTNNTTTGTINFTTNVTNKNSPNSEHQDNQVSGILRSRRDKAKTKKSKKKKDNEAADNKQEERLTSAERANNTLLDYDDHGRSMKTQNSSGSSAGGGLAALSATSAQGSVDSAGVSSMGGSGGGAIGTGATGNGLANTSNTSGAGAASSSTTGTANAANASGGGYEVDEEGFSIQPAKEIAWEEGHDKSGSFYSDSDTDSDNDKRRIHVKIKPLNNGQAPISASVDELRATVENISLSPTGVFAHHSQQLQGGTRGAVVSRQQSPEISNASTPTASVHPYAPLQSPTLSNNNANNASHNRYADLGDIFSELGEMSASAPPSATLSKPPGRQIPTPTSAGGSSIVIPRPPSRRSDMIAIGTAATAAAGSATVGRGRMSPAPAMNRADSIGSLEFRTAIGGMGSSRGPSPLTIGISDTIPLAVAFHEIIHAYFRGSDESRCQVKVSGDMMLSFPAGIAGLLANNPNPAKLGFRIKQVQNLDNLVPNGKLVQIDRQQSSAMSTLLEFNMPALTALLRRQAENNPNASYFNVDILKYQVRTKPGASSCPFQLVSYWKCEPSYTALKVDYKYNNHAMASASPLLNVTLSVPVNGSVRNVQSKPHSSWLGESNRLVWNFTDISQNSQDGGVGTLRARLELNDGPSTPAMLATQFNCEGTTLSGIEFELQGSGYRLSLVKRRFVSGKYVCEGDGIRSGATPTPPSVGSTSPYSAKSN from the exons ATGACGGTGGATTTTAACGATTATTTTTGG GGGGAGAAGAACAATGGATTCGATGTGCTCTATCACAATATGAAATTCGGACTGGTGGCCAGCAAGGAGCTGTCCGAATTCTTGCGTGAGAAATCCAACATTGAGGAGCAAAATTCAAAGATGATGTCGAAGCTGGCGCACAAAGCCAGCACAGGCACATTGAACAGCACCTTTGCTCCAGTTTGGACTATACTGCGCACCTCGGCCGAGAAGTTGTCCACGCTGCACATGCAGATGGTGCAAAAGCTCACAGAGCTGGTCAAGGATGTGGCCAAGTATGCCGATGAGCTGCATAAGAAGCACAAGTGCGTCAAAGACGAGGAGTCGCAGACGCTCGAGTGCGTGCAAGCGATACAAACATCGACGGTGGCGGTGCAAAAGCTGCGCGATTTGTATGCCAGCAAGGTGCAGGAATTGGAGAAGTTGCGCAAGGATAACGGCTCGCACAAGGATGCCGAGAAGCTGGAAAGCAAGCTGAAGAAACTGCAAGAGGAGTACAAAGCGCTGCTCGACAAGCATAATCCGATTAAAAACGAATTCGAGCGTCGCATGACACAAACATGCAAG CGCTTTCAAGAGATCGAGGAGGTGCACTTGCGGCAGATGAAGGAGTTTCTGTCTACGTACTTGGAGATGCTGCAGAACAATCACGACATGGTCGGCCAAGTGCATTCCGATTTTAAGCGACAGTTTGTGGACATGTCTGTGGACAAGCTGCTGGAGCAGTTCGTGTTGAACAAATACACGGGTCTCGAGAAGCCTG AAATGCTCGAATTGGAATTTGTCACACTGTCGGGCGGATCGCGATTGCAGCCACAGCAGGCGTCTGCTGCCGCATCCAATTCGAACTCGGCAACTAGCATTCAAGCTGCATTACGTGCTGGTGGcgccgctgcagctgcctcGGGCAGTTTGGTGTCAATGGATCAACgaggcggcggtggcagcggTGCTGGGGGCGATGCTTTGGCTGGCATATCGCTGGGCAGCGGCAGCGCGGCCAGCGGTAGTATTCCGTATGCGGATGATGCGATGCTGGGCAGTGGCGGTGCGCTGTCATCGCCTCGACCCACTTCACCCGAAACACTAGGTGCACAACCGGCCGCAGCCAGTGGCACAACGTCAACGGTGAAGAGTCTGCGCTCGTGGTTTatgccaacagccaacaaacagcagctgcaacagcaaagtACCAGCACTGCGAATTTCGGTATGcctggcaacagcaacagtgccaacaacaacaattacaacaacacgAATATcatcacaacaacagcaacaagtgtCAATTCGAACACGAACAACACAACAACTGGCACGATTAATTTCACCACCAATGTCACCAACAAAAATTCCCCTAACTCTGAGCATCAGGATAATCAAG TTTCGGGCATTTTGCGTAGTAGACGCGACAaggcaaaaaccaaaaagtcaaagaagaagaaagacaACGAGGCCGCTGACAATAAGCAGGAGGAGCGTCTAACCAG CGCGGAGCGAGCCAATAACACACTCTTGGACTATGATGATCATGGACGCAGTATGAAGACTCAAAACTCAAGTGGCAGCAGTGCTGGAGGCGGCTTGGCTGCCTTGTCTGCCACCTCGGCTCAAGGCAGCGTCGATTCGGCGGGTGTCAGCAGCATGGGAGGCAGTGGAGGCGGTGCAATTGGAACGGGCGCCACTGGCAATGGTTTGGCCAATACCAGCAACACCTCAGGAGCTGGGGCAGCGAGCTCGTCAACAACTGGCACAGCAAATGCGGCCAATGCCAGCGGTGGTGGTTATGAGGTGGATGAGGAAGGATTCAGCATACAGCCAGCCAAGGAAATTGCTTGGGAGGAGGGTCACGATAAGT CTGGAAGCTTTTACTCGGACTCGGATACGGATTCAGACAACGACAAGCGACGCATTCATGTTAAGATAAAGCCACTGAACAATGGACAAGCGCCCATTTCGGCCAGCGTGGATGAGCTAAGAGCAACGGTGGAGAACATCTCGCTGTCGCCCACTGGCGTATTTGCG CATCACAGCCAACAGTTGCAAGGTGGCACACGTGGAGCAGTAGTCTCGCGCCAACAATCGCCAGAGATTTCCAATGCTTCAACGCCTACCGCCAGCGTGCATCCGTATGCACCGCTGCAGAGTCCGACGCTCtccaacaacaatgccaacaatGCGAGTCACAATCGCTACGCGGATCTGGGCGACATATTCTCGGAGCTGGGTGAAATGAGTGCCTCGGCGCCGCCATCGGCTACGCTGAGCAAGCCGCCAGGTCGTCAGATACCCACGCCCACATCAGCCGGTGGCAGCAGCATTGTTATACCGCGTCCCCCCTCACGTCGCTCGGATATGATTGCCATTGGCACAGcggcaactgctgcagctggcaGTGCGACAGTGGGACGCGGTCGGATGAGTCCAGCACCAGCAATGAATCGAGCGGACAGCATTGGCAGTCTGGAGTTCCGAACTGCCATTGGGGGCATGGGATCGTCGCGTGGTCCGTCGCCGCTGACGATTGGCATATCGGACACAATACCGCTGGCGGTTGCATTCCATGAGATAATCCACGCCTATTTCAGAGGCAGCGATGAGTCGCGTTGCCAGGTGAAGGTGTCCGGTGATATGATGCTATCATTCCCAGCCGGCATTGCCGGTCTGCTAGCCAATAATCCAAATCCAGCCAAGCTGGGCTTTCGCATTAAGCAAGTACAAAATCTGGATAACCTGGTGCCCAACGGCAAGTTGGTTCAGAT CGATCGCCAACAGTCGAGCGCGATGAGCACGCTGCTGGAGTTTAATATGCCAGCGTTGACGGCTTTGTTGCGTCGTCAGGCGGAGAACAATCCGAATGCCTCGTACTTTAACGTCGACATACTCAAGTATCAGGTGCGCACCAAACCGGGCGCCAGCTCGTGTCCGTTCCAGCTGGTCAGCTATTGGAAGTGCGAGCCCAGCTACACGGCGCTTAAAGTTGACTACAAGTACAATAATCATGCCATGGCCAGCGCCTCTCCACTGCTGAATGTAACACTCTCTGTGCCGGTTAATGGCTCCGTGCGCAATGTGCAATCAAAGCCGCATTCGTCCTG GTTGGGCGAATCGAATCGTTTGGTGTGGAACTTCACGGATATTTCGCAGAATTCACAGGATGGCGGCGTTGGCACGCTGCGTGCACGGCTGGAGCTCAACGATGGTCCCTCCACACCGGCCATGCTGGCCACACAGTTCAATTGCGAGGGCACCACACTTTCAGGCATCGAATTCGAGCTGCAAGGAAGTGGCTATCGTTTGTCCTTGGTCAAGCGGCGTTTTGTGTCAG GCAAATACGTTTGTGAAGGGGATGGCATACGCAGTGGTGCCACGCCTACACCGCCTTCGGTTGGCTCAACCAGTCCGTACTCGGCTAAATCGAATTAA